One window of Mediterraneibacter gnavus ATCC 29149 genomic DNA carries:
- the leuS gene encoding leucine--tRNA ligase — protein MGAKIVYNHKAIEKKWHDKWQENPVNPRFRDNGEKKEKYYCLDMFPYPSGNGLHVGHWRGYVISDVWSRYKLQQGYYIVHPMGWDAFGLPAENYAIKMGVHPAKSTAENVANIKRQINEIAALYDWDMEVNTTDPNFYKWTQWIFVKMFKEGLAYEKEFPINWCPSCKTGLANEEVVNGKCERCGTDVTKKNLRQWMLRITKYADRLLNDLDKLDWPEKVKKMQADWIGKSYGAEVDFQVDGRDDKITVYTTRPDTLHGATFMVLAPEHALAKELATDETREAVEQYIYDASMKSNVDRMQDKEKTGVFTGSYAINPINGAKVPIWLSDYVLADYGTGAIMCVPAHDDRDFAFAKKFEIPIIQVIAKDGQEIENMEEAYTDAVGTMINSGEWNGMESAVLKKEAPHIIEERGIGKATVNYKLRDWVFSRQRYWGEPIPIVHCPECGAVPVPEEELPLRLPDVDSYEPTGTGESPLAGIEEWVNCKCPVCGKDAKRETNTMPQWAGSSWYFLRYVDSHNDKELVSREKADEMLPVDMYIGGVEHAVLHLLYSRFYTKFLHDIGVVDFDEPFHKLFNQGMITGKNGIKMSKSKGNVVSPDDLVRDYGCDSLRMYELFVGPPELDAEWDDRGIDGVNRFLKRLWNLLMDSKENEVQATKEMIKQRHRMVADITMRLESFSLNTVISGFMEYNNKFIEIAKKEGGIDKETLETIAVLLSPFAPHFAEEIWEQLGHTETIFKAGWPTYDEAQMKDDEIEVPVQINGKTKAVISIAADISKEEAIAAGKEAIADKLTGNVIKEIYVPKKIINIVMK, from the coding sequence ATGGGTGCAAAAATTGTTTACAACCACAAAGCAATCGAGAAAAAATGGCATGATAAATGGCAGGAAAATCCGGTAAATCCAAGATTCAGGGACAACGGAGAGAAAAAAGAAAAATATTATTGTCTGGATATGTTCCCGTATCCGTCAGGAAACGGTCTGCATGTCGGGCACTGGAGAGGATATGTGATCTCTGATGTCTGGAGCCGTTACAAATTACAGCAGGGATATTATATTGTACATCCGATGGGATGGGATGCATTCGGTCTTCCGGCTGAGAACTATGCGATCAAGATGGGAGTTCATCCTGCAAAATCCACAGCAGAGAACGTAGCAAACATCAAACGTCAGATCAATGAGATCGCAGCATTGTATGACTGGGATATGGAAGTTAACACAACAGATCCGAATTTCTACAAATGGACACAGTGGATCTTTGTGAAAATGTTCAAAGAAGGTCTTGCATATGAGAAAGAGTTCCCGATCAACTGGTGCCCATCCTGCAAAACAGGTCTGGCAAACGAAGAGGTTGTGAATGGAAAATGTGAGCGTTGCGGAACAGATGTTACAAAGAAAAATCTGCGTCAGTGGATGCTGCGTATCACAAAATATGCAGACCGTCTTTTGAACGATCTCGACAAACTGGACTGGCCGGAAAAAGTAAAGAAAATGCAGGCTGACTGGATCGGAAAATCTTACGGTGCAGAAGTAGATTTCCAGGTGGATGGAAGAGACGACAAGATCACCGTTTATACAACACGTCCGGATACCTTACACGGTGCAACATTCATGGTACTTGCGCCGGAACATGCACTTGCAAAAGAACTTGCGACAGACGAGACAAGAGAAGCGGTGGAGCAGTATATTTATGATGCTTCCATGAAGTCCAACGTAGACCGTATGCAGGATAAGGAAAAGACAGGTGTGTTTACGGGAAGTTATGCGATCAATCCGATCAACGGTGCAAAAGTACCGATTTGGCTGTCTGATTATGTACTGGCAGATTATGGTACAGGAGCAATTATGTGTGTACCTGCACATGATGACCGTGACTTTGCATTTGCAAAAAAATTCGAGATCCCGATCATTCAGGTCATTGCAAAAGACGGACAGGAAATCGAAAATATGGAAGAGGCATACACAGATGCTGTTGGAACTATGATCAATTCCGGAGAGTGGAACGGAATGGAATCAGCCGTTCTCAAGAAAGAAGCTCCACATATCATTGAAGAGCGTGGAATTGGAAAAGCAACTGTAAACTATAAGCTGCGTGATTGGGTATTCTCCCGTCAGCGTTATTGGGGAGAGCCGATTCCGATTGTACACTGTCCGGAATGTGGAGCAGTGCCGGTACCGGAAGAAGAGCTGCCGCTGCGTCTGCCGGATGTAGATTCTTATGAACCGACAGGAACTGGAGAGTCACCGCTTGCCGGAATCGAAGAGTGGGTAAACTGCAAGTGTCCGGTTTGTGGAAAAGACGCAAAACGTGAGACAAATACCATGCCTCAGTGGGCTGGTTCTTCCTGGTACTTCCTGCGTTATGTGGACAGTCACAATGACAAAGAACTGGTTTCCAGAGAAAAAGCGGACGAGATGCTTCCGGTAGATATGTATATCGGTGGTGTAGAGCATGCGGTACTGCATCTTCTGTACTCTCGTTTCTATACAAAATTCCTGCATGACATCGGAGTTGTAGACTTTGATGAACCATTCCACAAGCTGTTCAACCAGGGAATGATCACAGGAAAGAACGGAATCAAGATGAGTAAGTCCAAAGGAAATGTCGTATCTCCGGATGATCTGGTACGCGACTACGGATGTGACTCTTTGAGAATGTATGAATTGTTCGTGGGACCGCCGGAGTTGGATGCAGAGTGGGATGACCGTGGAATCGACGGTGTCAACCGCTTCCTGAAACGTCTGTGGAATCTGCTGATGGACAGCAAAGAAAATGAAGTACAGGCAACAAAAGAGATGATCAAACAGCGTCACAGAATGGTAGCAGATATCACCATGCGTCTGGAGAGCTTCAGTCTGAATACCGTTATCTCCGGATTTATGGAGTACAACAACAAGTTTATCGAGATCGCAAAGAAAGAAGGCGGAATCGATAAAGAAACGCTGGAGACGATCGCAGTCCTGCTTTCTCCATTTGCACCTCATTTTGCAGAGGAGATATGGGAGCAGCTCGGACATACAGAGACAATCTTCAAAGCAGGCTGGCC
- a CDS encoding alanine/glycine:cation symporter family protein, giving the protein MLAQIYNQIDTAIKWVDDRIWGLPLIILILTTGIYLTVRLGGLQIRHLPKALRFMVKNEEEGHGEVTSFGALCTALSATIGTGNITGVATAIAAGGPGALFWMVVAAFFGMATKYAEGLLAIKYRTIDKEGHVLGGPFYYIENGMGKNWRWLAKIFAFFGAGVGLFGIGTFTQVNSIASAVKNFFDPNTENAVQMFGNTYSWATVITCIILTVCVGLVVIGGLKRIAKVSEIVVPFMAVLYVVFVLIIMITHITEIPAAIVTIVKSAFTGSALAGGAMGTMVVAMQKGIARGIFSNEAGLGSAPIAAAAAVTKEPVRQGLVSMTGTFIDTIIICTMTGISVVLAGTWNDPNLEGVEITMAAFQKGLPFAPAVASFILMLCLVFFAFTTILGWNYYGERCMEYLFNRNKKVVMTYRWLYILAVFIGPYMTVAAVWNIADIFNALMALPNLIALLVLSNVVVKETKDYFARMK; this is encoded by the coding sequence ATGTTAGCACAAATCTACAATCAAATCGACACAGCGATCAAATGGGTGGATGACCGGATATGGGGACTGCCGCTCATTATTCTGATCCTGACAACAGGTATCTATTTAACCGTTCGCCTTGGCGGACTTCAGATTCGGCATCTGCCGAAAGCACTCAGATTCATGGTAAAAAATGAAGAAGAAGGACATGGGGAAGTGACCAGCTTTGGAGCACTTTGTACGGCGCTTTCTGCAACGATCGGAACCGGAAATATTACCGGAGTAGCGACTGCGATTGCGGCAGGCGGACCGGGCGCACTGTTCTGGATGGTGGTGGCAGCATTTTTCGGAATGGCAACGAAGTATGCAGAAGGGCTTCTTGCAATCAAATACCGGACAATCGACAAAGAAGGGCATGTTCTTGGCGGACCGTTCTATTATATTGAAAACGGAATGGGAAAAAACTGGCGCTGGCTGGCAAAAATATTTGCATTTTTCGGAGCCGGAGTCGGGTTGTTTGGAATCGGTACGTTTACCCAGGTAAACAGTATTGCATCTGCAGTGAAGAATTTCTTTGATCCGAATACAGAGAATGCCGTGCAGATGTTTGGAAATACATATTCATGGGCAACTGTGATTACTTGTATTATTCTGACAGTCTGTGTCGGTCTGGTCGTGATCGGAGGACTGAAACGAATTGCAAAAGTATCCGAAATTGTAGTTCCGTTTATGGCGGTATTGTACGTGGTGTTTGTTCTGATCATTATGATCACACATATTACAGAAATCCCGGCAGCGATCGTAACGATTGTGAAATCTGCATTTACCGGAAGTGCACTGGCAGGCGGCGCGATGGGAACCATGGTCGTGGCCATGCAGAAAGGAATCGCAAGGGGAATCTTTTCCAATGAGGCGGGTCTTGGTAGTGCGCCGATCGCGGCAGCGGCTGCAGTAACAAAAGAACCTGTGCGTCAGGGACTGGTGTCTATGACAGGTACATTTATTGATACAATCATAATTTGCACAATGACCGGAATTTCCGTGGTCTTAGCAGGAACATGGAATGATCCGAATCTGGAAGGTGTGGAGATCACGATGGCAGCATTTCAGAAGGGGCTGCCGTTTGCGCCGGCAGTTGCATCCTTTATTCTGATGCTTTGTCTGGTATTCTTTGCATTTACTACGATTCTCGGCTGGAATTACTATGGAGAACGGTGTATGGAATATCTGTTCAACCGGAATAAAAAAGTAGTGATGACTTATCGCTGGCTGTATATTCTGGCTGTATTTATCGGACCATATATGACGGTTGCGGCAGTGTGGAACATCGCAGATATCTTCAATGCGCTGATGGCGCTTCCGAACCTGATCGCACTGCTTGTGCTCAGCAATGTGGTGGTCAAAGAAACGAAAGATTATTTTGCGAGGATGAAATAG
- a CDS encoding ZIP family metal transporter, translated as MNLDVILGILLPFAGTTLGAAMVFFMRKEMNEKLQKGLLGFASGVMIAASVWSLLIPAIEMAEEGGQIAWIPAAAGFLLGIGFLLLLDTVTPHQHFQESEPEGIQASLRKTTMLMLAVTLHNIPEGMAVGVTFAGVLSDNVLITMTGAFVLSAGIAIQNFPEGAIISMPLRAQGITKLRAFVYGTLSGIVEPIAAFLTIWLTGLVVPLLPYFLSFAAGAMIYVVVEELIPEAQNGKHTNVGTIGVAAGFTLMMILDVALG; from the coding sequence ATGAATTTGGATGTAATACTTGGAATTTTACTGCCGTTTGCAGGAACAACTCTTGGCGCAGCAATGGTATTCTTCATGAGAAAAGAGATGAATGAAAAGCTGCAGAAAGGTCTGCTTGGATTTGCTTCGGGTGTCATGATCGCAGCATCTGTCTGGTCGCTTTTAATCCCGGCCATCGAGATGGCAGAGGAAGGCGGACAGATTGCATGGATTCCTGCAGCGGCAGGGTTTCTGCTTGGGATTGGCTTTCTGCTTTTGCTGGACACGGTGACACCTCACCAGCACTTTCAGGAATCGGAGCCGGAAGGGATTCAGGCATCACTTCGAAAAACAACAATGTTGATGCTCGCAGTGACGCTGCACAATATTCCGGAAGGAATGGCAGTGGGTGTGACCTTTGCCGGAGTTCTTTCGGATAATGTACTGATAACAATGACAGGGGCATTTGTATTGTCTGCCGGAATCGCCATTCAGAATTTTCCGGAGGGAGCGATTATTTCCATGCCGTTAAGGGCGCAGGGAATTACAAAACTGAGGGCGTTTGTGTATGGAACACTGTCAGGGATTGTAGAGCCGATCGCCGCATTTCTGACAATCTGGCTGACGGGGCTTGTAGTTCCGCTTCTGCCATATTTTCTCTCTTTTGCGGCAGGCGCTATGATTTATGTTGTAGTGGAAGAGTTGATTCCGGAGGCACAAAACGGAAAACATACCAATGTAGGAACAATCGGTGTTGCAGCAGGGTTCACACTGATGATGATTCTGGATGTGGCGCTGGGATAG
- a CDS encoding flavodoxin, with the protein MNAAVVYWSGTGNTEAMAQAVAEGIQAAGGTAEVCEVGQTDADTISKFDKIALGCPSMGAEQLEDSEMEPFVEELEPMISGKQLLLFGSYGWGDGEWMRDWCQRMEEAGAHLICEEGVIANETPDDAALEECRAAGKELITASV; encoded by the coding sequence ATGAATGCAGCAGTAGTATATTGGAGTGGAACAGGAAATACAGAGGCAATGGCACAGGCGGTCGCAGAAGGGATTCAGGCAGCAGGAGGAACCGCGGAGGTATGTGAGGTTGGACAGACAGATGCGGATACGATTTCAAAATTTGATAAAATTGCGCTCGGCTGCCCGTCTATGGGAGCAGAGCAGTTGGAAGACAGCGAAATGGAGCCGTTCGTGGAAGAACTGGAGCCGATGATCTCCGGTAAGCAGCTACTTTTGTTTGGGTCTTACGGCTGGGGTGACGGAGAGTGGATGCGTGACTGGTGCCAGAGAATGGAAGAGGCGGGAGCACATCTGATCTGTGAAGAAGGTGTGATCGCAAACGAGACGCCGGATGATGCTGCGTTGGAGGAATGCCGGGCAGCCGGAAAGGAACTGATCACGGCATCGGTATAA
- a CDS encoding DUF3793 family protein, which yields MSSETLSYFFKNEDIKLKARFQVALQCAPFLKGIKISSVITMEQKMCEELQEIFEETEVEYRILSCRDSRCLVFFFRRSELEYHLMLPDNQRLLEAYGYHMRNLDEMLKRLAQRVRQISSRKLGFPHEIGVFLGYPKEDVEGFIHNEGRKYLMIGYWKVYSNPSRAKMIFKSYDQAKEGVVREFLAGKSIREIAQ from the coding sequence ATGTCATCGGAAACATTGTCTTATTTTTTCAAAAATGAAGATATAAAACTAAAAGCCAGGTTTCAGGTTGCGCTGCAGTGCGCCCCCTTTTTAAAGGGGATCAAGATATCCAGCGTGATCACAATGGAACAGAAAATGTGTGAGGAGCTGCAGGAGATTTTTGAAGAGACAGAGGTAGAATATCGAATTCTGTCCTGCAGGGACAGCAGATGTCTTGTTTTCTTTTTCAGACGGAGTGAGTTGGAGTATCATCTGATGCTGCCTGACAATCAGCGGCTGCTTGAGGCATATGGGTATCATATGCGGAATCTGGATGAGATGCTCAAAAGACTGGCTCAAAGAGTGAGGCAGATAAGCAGCAGAAAACTGGGATTTCCCCATGAAATCGGAGTGTTTTTAGGGTATCCGAAGGAAGATGTGGAAGGATTTATTCACAATGAAGGAAGAAAGTATCTTATGATCGGATATTGGAAAGTATATAGTAATCCGTCCAGGGCAAAAATGATTTTCAAGTCTTATGATCAGGCCAAAGAAGGAGTGGTCAGAGAATTTTTAGCCGGAAAAAGTATCCGGGAAATCGCACAATAA
- a CDS encoding AAA family ATPase — protein sequence MVNLITGPKGTGKTQQMIELANEKVKTSNGNVVFIKKSHRNTTTLDFGVRAICMEDYPDILTMDEFIGFLYGMVAGNHDIDTIFIDSVLKQADISLNNISAFMTSLSKISAENTLDFFISVGAEKESIPDIDSDNYNVLN from the coding sequence ATGGTAAATTTAATTACAGGACCGAAAGGAACCGGAAAAACACAGCAGATGATTGAGCTTGCTAATGAAAAGGTCAAAACATCTAACGGAAACGTCGTATTTATCAAAAAAAGTCATCGCAACACTACTACTTTAGACTTCGGTGTACGTGCAATCTGCATGGAAGACTATCCTGATATTCTGACAATGGATGAATTTATCGGTTTTCTCTACGGTATGGTAGCAGGTAATCATGATATTGATACCATCTTTATTGACAGCGTATTAAAACAGGCGGATATTTCTTTAAACAACATTTCTGCATTTATGACCAGTCTGAGTAAAATTTCTGCAGAAAATACTCTTGATTTCTTTATCAGTGTGGGGGCTGAGAAAGAATCCATTCCCGATATAGATTCCGACAATTATAACGTTTTGAACTAA
- a CDS encoding TrkH family potassium uptake protein: MNNRMIVYMIGRMLGVEGLLLLVPALVSFLYGEQSGIAFLLTAAILLIIFLLAGRKKPKDTSIYGKEGLALVGIAWILWSLFGALPFFISGSIPDYLDAFFETVSGFTTTGSTILTDIEALPQGMLFWRALTHWIGGMGVLVFVMVLLSLDDDGSMYLMRAEVPGPEADKLVPKARSTARILYLMYLILTMAEVIFLLFGGMNLYDALIHSFSTAGTGGFSNRNASVSYYDSAYIDGVITVFMILFGINFNIYFAIYIKNWKSALKNEEARTYLGVIAAAILMITVNIYHIYGNVASAFRYSSFQVAAVITTTGFYTADFNLWPEFSKTILLVTMIIGACAGSTGGGMKVSRILILCKSVKQEIKRILHPKAVTVVTVNGQKVGRETLHGVYVYSICYALILVSSVLIVSIDNYDFATSVSAVLTTLNNVGPGISQVGPVENFFEFSWLSKLVFCADMLLGRLEIFPCLVLLAPELWKRKF, translated from the coding sequence ATGAATAATAGAATGATTGTTTATATGATAGGCAGAATGCTGGGAGTGGAAGGACTTCTGCTTCTGGTGCCGGCGCTTGTTTCTTTTTTGTATGGAGAGCAAAGCGGAATTGCATTTTTATTAACAGCGGCCATTCTGCTCATTATTTTTCTGCTGGCGGGCAGAAAAAAACCGAAGGATACGAGTATTTATGGAAAAGAAGGGCTTGCACTGGTCGGGATTGCCTGGATTTTGTGGTCACTGTTCGGTGCACTGCCGTTTTTTATCTCCGGTTCGATTCCAGATTATCTGGATGCCTTTTTTGAGACAGTCTCCGGATTTACAACAACAGGTTCTACAATTCTGACGGATATCGAGGCGCTTCCGCAGGGAATGTTGTTTTGGAGAGCGCTGACACACTGGATCGGCGGAATGGGAGTTTTGGTATTTGTTATGGTACTTTTGAGTCTGGATGATGACGGATCCATGTATCTGATGCGCGCGGAAGTACCGGGACCGGAAGCAGACAAGCTTGTTCCGAAGGCACGCAGTACGGCGAGAATTCTGTATCTGATGTATCTGATTCTGACAATGGCAGAGGTGATTTTCCTTTTATTTGGCGGAATGAACCTTTATGACGCACTGATTCATTCATTCAGTACTGCGGGAACCGGTGGGTTTTCCAACAGAAATGCAAGTGTGAGCTATTATGACAGTGCGTATATTGACGGGGTTATCACCGTATTTATGATTTTGTTTGGGATCAATTTTAATATTTATTTTGCAATTTACATAAAAAACTGGAAGAGTGCATTAAAAAATGAAGAAGCACGCACCTATCTTGGTGTGATTGCTGCGGCAATATTGATGATCACAGTCAACATTTATCATATATACGGCAATGTGGCAAGTGCGTTCCGGTATTCAAGTTTTCAGGTGGCAGCGGTGATCACGACAACGGGATTCTACACTGCGGACTTTAATTTATGGCCGGAATTTTCTAAAACCATTTTGCTGGTCACCATGATCATCGGAGCTTGTGCCGGATCGACAGGTGGAGGAATGAAGGTGTCGAGAATTCTGATCCTCTGCAAGAGCGTAAAGCAGGAAATCAAGCGGATTCTGCATCCTAAAGCAGTGACGGTGGTGACTGTGAACGGTCAGAAGGTAGGCAGAGAGACCCTTCATGGAGTATATGTATACAGTATTTGTTATGCGCTTATCCTGGTATCTTCTGTTTTGATCGTGTCCATCGATAATTATGATTTTGCGACTTCTGTCAGTGCGGTTCTGACGACCTTAAATAATGTCGGTCCCGGAATTTCACAGGTGGGACCGGTTGAGAATTTCTTTGAGTTCTCCTGGCTGTCAAAACTGGTATTCTGTGCGGATATGCTGCTGGGACGGCTGGAAATCTTCCCTTGTCTTGTCCTGCTTGCACCGGAGCTCTGGAAACGGAAATTTTAA
- the trkA gene encoding Trk system potassium transporter TrkA yields MKIVIIGDGKVGYKLAKQLSSEKYDIILIDNNEEKLRKSIERMDVFCVAGEGGSVEVQQRADVPHADLVIACTSTDECNMLSCLIARRLGARHTIARVRNPIYYKQIDFLKKDLHLSMVVNPELIVAGDITRLLLFPDASKVETFVKGRVELVEFPIHCGKLEGLSLSELYARFQVQVLVCAVESGETVLIPDGDYILKAGDKLHIAASHQNMEQFFKKIALRKEKIKNAMICGGGRVAYYLASQLCNLGMNVKIIERNRERCEELCELLPQATIINGDATEHDLLIEEGIEKTDAFIALTGMDEENIIMSLFASKQSVSKVIVKINEDRRAMMIDELGLDSIVSAKTATADAILGYVRARRNSQCSANVETMYQLLDGRVEALEFIIKSENAYTGVPLKDLNLKANNIIACIARGRKIIIPNGDDSIQVGDSVVIITMTKQIRDLDDILVKR; encoded by the coding sequence ATGAAAATTGTAATCATAGGCGATGGCAAGGTTGGTTATAAACTGGCAAAACAGCTGTCATCGGAAAAGTACGATATTATATTGATCGATAATAATGAAGAAAAACTGCGAAAATCCATTGAAAGAATGGATGTTTTTTGTGTTGCGGGAGAAGGCGGCAGTGTGGAGGTTCAGCAGAGGGCGGATGTACCGCATGCGGATCTGGTGATTGCCTGCACTTCTACGGACGAGTGCAATATGCTCAGCTGCCTGATCGCAAGAAGGCTGGGTGCACGGCATACGATTGCCCGGGTAAGAAATCCGATCTACTATAAACAGATTGATTTTCTGAAAAAGGATCTCCATTTGAGTATGGTAGTAAATCCGGAACTGATCGTTGCGGGGGATATTACCCGTCTGCTGTTGTTTCCAGATGCAAGTAAGGTAGAGACTTTCGTAAAAGGAAGGGTGGAACTGGTTGAATTTCCGATTCACTGCGGAAAGCTGGAAGGATTGTCTTTGTCTGAATTATATGCACGTTTTCAGGTTCAGGTGCTGGTATGTGCAGTCGAATCCGGAGAAACGGTTTTAATCCCGGATGGAGATTATATTTTAAAAGCAGGAGACAAGTTGCATATTGCGGCTTCTCATCAGAATATGGAGCAGTTCTTCAAGAAGATTGCCCTGCGAAAAGAGAAGATTAAAAATGCAATGATCTGCGGTGGGGGGAGAGTGGCCTACTATCTGGCAAGCCAGTTGTGTAATCTGGGGATGAATGTCAAGATCATCGAAAGAAACAGAGAGCGCTGTGAAGAGCTCTGTGAACTTCTTCCACAAGCAACCATCATCAATGGCGATGCGACGGAGCATGATCTGCTGATAGAAGAGGGGATTGAAAAAACAGATGCTTTTATTGCACTGACAGGAATGGATGAAGAGAACATCATCATGTCTTTGTTTGCTTCTAAGCAGAGTGTATCCAAGGTGATCGTAAAGATCAATGAGGACCGCAGAGCCATGATGATCGATGAACTTGGACTCGACAGTATTGTATCTGCTAAAACAGCGACTGCTGATGCCATTCTTGGTTATGTGCGGGCGAGAAGAAATTCTCAGTGCAGTGCAAATGTGGAGACCATGTACCAGCTACTGGATGGAAGAGTGGAGGCGCTGGAATTTATTATCAAATCGGAGAATGCGTATACGGGAGTACCTCTTAAAGATCTGAATCTGAAAGCGAACAATATCATTGCCTGCATTGCACGGGGAAGAAAAATCATTATTCCAAACGGGGATGACAGTATTCAGGTAGGTGACAGTGTAGTTATTATCACCATGACAAAACAGATCCGAGATCTGGACGATATTTTGGTGAAGAGGTAA
- a CDS encoding elongation factor G, which yields MKVYRTDEIRNVVLLGHGGSGKTSLAEAMLYVSGAVSRMGKISESNTTSDFDKEEQKRGFSISTSLIPIEWEKAKINILDTPGYFDFVGEVEEAVSAADAAVIVVSGKAGVQVGTEKAWELCDKYNLPRMVYVTEMDMDDASFRQVVEDLTVRYGKKIAPHFQPIRENEKLVGYINIIKNAGRRYTGIGQREECEIPDYCLPNLKILRDSLMEAVAETSEEFMDRYFEGDEFSIEEIRAAMRTEVMDGDIVPVAMGSNVQAQGVANLLSDIVRFFPSPDKRSCAGIHRTKSEIYEADYDFSKAKSAYVFKTMVDPFIGKYSFVKVCSGVLKGDDVLYNADADAEEKPGKLYTMCGNKPTEVSELFAGDIGAIAKLGSTKTGDTLSTKNTPITYSRTDYSVPYTYMRYKTLTKGDEDKVSQALQKMMAEDVTLRAVNDSENRQSLLYGMGDQHLEIAASKLAARYKVEIKLETPKVAFRETIRKKSDVDTKYKKQSGGHGQYGHVKMRFEPSGDLETPYVFEEEVVGGAVPKNYFPAVEKGLQDSVVKGPLAGYPVVGVKAVLYDGSYHPVDSSEMAFKTATIQAFKKGFMEAGPVLLEPIASLKVTVPDDYTGDVMGDLNKRRGRVLGMTPVSGGKQIIEADIPMTGLFGYCTVLRSMTGGRGTYEYQFARYEQAPSDVQEKEIAARAAEEK from the coding sequence ATGAAGGTTTACAGAACGGATGAGATTAGAAACGTAGTATTGCTTGGCCACGGTGGCAGCGGCAAAACAAGTCTTGCAGAGGCGATGCTTTATGTATCAGGAGCAGTCAGTCGTATGGGAAAGATTTCCGAGTCCAATACGACCAGTGATTTTGATAAAGAAGAGCAGAAGCGCGGATTCTCGATCAGCACGAGCCTGATCCCGATCGAGTGGGAAAAGGCAAAGATCAATATTCTGGATACACCGGGATATTTTGATTTTGTCGGCGAAGTAGAAGAAGCAGTGAGTGCAGCAGATGCGGCAGTTATCGTGGTTTCCGGAAAAGCCGGTGTACAGGTTGGTACAGAAAAAGCGTGGGAGCTTTGTGACAAGTACAACCTGCCGCGTATGGTCTATGTGACAGAGATGGATATGGACGACGCAAGTTTCCGCCAGGTTGTGGAAGATCTGACTGTCAGATATGGTAAGAAAATCGCGCCGCATTTCCAGCCGATCCGTGAGAACGAAAAGCTGGTCGGATATATCAACATTATTAAAAATGCCGGCAGACGTTATACAGGAATCGGACAGAGAGAAGAGTGCGAGATTCCGGATTATTGTCTTCCGAACCTGAAGATTTTGAGAGATTCTCTGATGGAGGCAGTTGCGGAGACGAGCGAAGAATTTATGGATCGTTACTTTGAGGGAGACGAATTTTCAATTGAAGAGATCCGTGCAGCCATGCGTACGGAAGTGATGGATGGGGACATCGTTCCGGTTGCCATGGGATCCAATGTACAGGCACAGGGTGTTGCCAATCTGCTTTCTGATATCGTGCGTTTCTTCCCGAGTCCGGATAAGAGAAGCTGTGCGGGTATCCACAGGACAAAGAGTGAGATCTACGAGGCTGATTATGATTTTTCAAAGGCCAAATCTGCCTATGTATTCAAGACAATGGTAGATCCGTTTATCGGAAAGTATTCATTTGTAAAGGTATGCTCCGGTGTACTCAAAGGGGATGACGTACTTTACAATGCAGATGCGGATGCCGAGGAAAAACCGGGCAAGCTTTATACGATGTGCGGAAACAAACCGACAGAAGTTTCCGAACTGTTTGCAGGAGATATCGGAGCAATCGCAAAGCTTGGAAGTACAAAGACAGGAGATACTCTTTCGACAAAGAATACGCCGATTACATATTCCAGAACAGATTATTCGGTTCCATATACCTATATGAGATACAAGACTCTGACAAAAGGGGATGAAGACAAGGTATCTCAGGCACTGCAGAAGATGATGGCAGAGGATGTGACACTCAGAGCAGTCAATGACAGTGAGAACAGACAGTCTCTTCTTTACGGTATGGGAGATCAGCACCTGGAAATCGCAGCCAGCAAACTGGCAGCCAGATATAAAGTAGAAATTAAACTGGAGACACCGAAAGTGGCGTTCCGTGAGACAATCCGTAAGAAATCGGATGTGGACACAAAATACAAAAAACAGTCCGGCGGACATGGTCAGTACGGACATGTAAAGATGCGGTTTGAACCATCCGGTGATCTGGAGACTCCTTATGTATTTGAAGAAGAAGTGGTAGGCGGCGCTGTTCCGAAGAACTACTTCCCGGCTGTAGAAAAAGGACTTCAGGACTCTGTGGTAAAAGGTCCCCTCGCAGGATATCCGGTAGTCGGAGTCAAAGCAGTTCTTTACGACGGATCTTACCATCCGGTAGATTCTTCGGAGATGGCATTCAAGACAGCTACGATCCAGGCATTTAAGAAAGGTTTTATGGAAGCGGGACCGGTTCTTCTGGAGCCTATCGCATCCTTGAAAGTGACAGTGCCGGATGACTATACAGGAGATGTTATGGGTGATCTGAATAAGAGAAGAGGACGTGTCCTTGGCATGACACCTGTAAGCGGCGGCAAACAGATCATAGAAGCAGACATTCCGATGACAGGACTGTTTGGATACTGTACAGTGCTTCGTTCCATGACAGGAGGAAGAGGTACTTATGAGTATCAGTTTGCAAGATATGAGCAGGCACCTTCGGATGTACAGGAGAAGGAAATCGCAGCAAGAGCAGCGGAAGAAAAATAG